From one Pseudomonas fluorescens genomic stretch:
- a CDS encoding OprD family porin — translation MGNKSTACFTGALALASCATANAALQPQSGGFVEDSSLTVLSRNFYFNRDYRNGEQSPTGKAGYAEAWAQAFIARFESGYTEGTVGFGLDAHAMLALKLDSGDGRSGGRSSFDMLPVDRNGDTASNFSKLGGAIKARLFDTEIKFGDVFPTTPVVHFGDSRLLPESFTGWTLENTSLAGLKVQGGRLHAMSQPLSSNNRDGFVTFYGGSVDSPWLGYFGGDYQATDNLSLSLYSSRLKDAWDQYYAGVSYKYPITDDLTGFTSFNYYKAKDEGQQLLGKFDNDIWSARVGVSYGAHTLALSHQRNQGDNDFDYLRQSDSIYLDNSIQYSDFNSPKERSWMLRYDLDMATYGVPGLSFMSRYGRGSGIDYSDANGVYMRRDADGNPLTGQKRWERDIEAKYVVQSGSLKDLSLRVRQATTRATAFESDLDEVRLIVEYPLTLL, via the coding sequence ATGGGGAACAAATCCACAGCCTGTTTTACCGGCGCCCTGGCCCTGGCCAGTTGTGCAACCGCCAATGCTGCCCTGCAGCCGCAAAGCGGGGGCTTTGTCGAAGACAGCAGCCTGACGGTGCTCAGCCGTAACTTCTATTTCAACCGCGACTACCGTAACGGTGAACAGTCGCCCACCGGCAAGGCCGGCTATGCCGAAGCCTGGGCCCAGGCCTTTATCGCCCGCTTCGAGTCGGGCTATACCGAGGGCACCGTGGGGTTTGGCCTGGATGCCCATGCCATGCTCGCGCTCAAGCTCGACAGCGGCGATGGCCGCAGCGGTGGGCGCAGTTCGTTCGATATGTTGCCGGTGGACCGCAACGGCGACACTGCCAGCAACTTCAGCAAACTGGGCGGCGCGATCAAGGCGCGCTTGTTCGACACCGAGATTAAATTCGGCGACGTGTTCCCGACCACGCCGGTGGTGCATTTCGGCGACTCGCGGCTGTTGCCGGAAAGTTTCACCGGCTGGACCCTGGAGAACACCAGCCTGGCGGGCCTGAAAGTGCAGGGCGGGCGTTTGCACGCCATGAGCCAGCCACTGTCGAGCAACAACCGCGATGGCTTCGTGACCTTCTATGGCGGCTCCGTCGATTCGCCCTGGCTGGGCTATTTCGGTGGCGATTACCAGGCTACCGACAACCTCAGTCTGAGCCTGTACAGCAGCCGTCTGAAGGACGCCTGGGATCAGTACTACGCCGGTGTCAGCTACAAGTACCCGATCACCGACGACCTCACGGGTTTCACCAGTTTCAACTATTACAAGGCCAAGGATGAGGGCCAGCAACTGCTGGGCAAATTTGACAACGATATCTGGAGCGCCCGCGTCGGCGTCAGCTATGGCGCCCATACTCTGGCCCTGTCGCACCAGCGCAACCAGGGCGACAACGACTTCGACTACCTGCGCCAGTCCGACTCGATCTACCTCGACAACTCGATCCAGTACAGCGACTTCAACTCGCCGAAAGAGCGCTCGTGGATGCTCCGTTACGATCTCGACATGGCCACCTATGGCGTGCCAGGCCTGTCGTTCATGAGCCGCTACGGGCGTGGCAGTGGCATCGATTATTCGGATGCCAACGGCGTGTACATGCGCCGCGATGCCGACGGCAATCCGCTCACCGGGCAGAAGCGCTGGGAGCGTGATATCGAGGCCAAGTACGTGGTGCAGTCGGGCAGCCTCAAGGATTTGTCGCTGCGCGTGCGTCAGGCCACGACCCGGGCCACGGCCTTTGAATCGGACCTGGATGAGGTGCGCCTGATTGTCGAGTATCCGCTGACCCTGCTGTAG